Part of the Natrarchaeobius halalkaliphilus genome is shown below.
GGTCGGTCGTTTCGTCGGATAGTTGGACGTCATGGTTGTGGGCTGGAAGCTTTTGGATCGGCACGCGACGACACGTGCGGCGCAGTGCCGCCGACCCTGAGTGAACCATGGGTTTTACAGGTTGGTAAAACTTTATTATGCGTCCGATTCTCATACGGGCGTATGACGCTACTCGTCGGCACGGACGAGGGTCTGTACCGGGCCGAAGGCGTTCCGTTCGACCGGAGCGAACTCGAGAAGATACTGGACCGTGTGATGGTCACAGCAGTCGAGACGTGGGAGCACACCGGGGGCGTGTTCGCCGCCAACGTCAACCGCATCGAAGCAATCCGAACAGCGATCGACATCATCCACCACAATCACTAACATGACTGATAGGGCAGCATCGAACTCGGACTCACCGTCAATGCCCGGCCGACTCCTGTATAGCGGTATCCTCGCCATCATGGCCATCGATGGTTTTCGGAACAACGACAAGCGCGTCGAGGTCGCACGCGAGAGCGGCGTTCCAACGCCGGAAATAATGGTCCCGTTCGTGACGGGGTTGCTCCTCGTGGCCAACCTCGGTATCTTGCTCTGGAAGTATCCCCGTGCCTCCGCCGCCGCGATCGTCGTGTTCTTCCTGAGCACGACGCCGGTCATCCACGACTTCTGGACGATGGAGGGAAAAGAGCGGCAGGCGAACAAGATCAACTTCCAGAAGAACGTCGCTCTGCTCGGTTGCGCGCTATTGCTTTTCAACGAAGCCGGCACGGACACCGACCAGCCGTGACCGACTGGTCGTTCCGCGGTCACAAGAGAGTGTGAAGGTGGTGATGATTCCCACGCCTGGCGATCGATTCGGACAACGAACCCAAACGCGATGAGAAACCGACGTTCGAGCGAGAGGGGGGCCTGCTACTCCTCTTCGTCCTCGCGGATCCAGAACTCCATGACGAGGGGAATGAGCGAACCGAGGAGCAACAGCATCAACCCGAATCCCCAGACGAGTTCGTTCTCGGCCATCGTACCGTAACTGACGACGGGGAGGACGAGGAGGATCAGGACGAACGCGATCCCGTCGATGGTAATCGGTTCGGCGGGAAGGTTCATCCGCCACCTCCCAGGAAGACGAACCCGCTCACCAGCACGGTGAGTGCCCCGACCATGAGGGTCACGATCACGACCCAGGGGAGAGTGATCCGCAGGATGTCACCCTCTTTCCCCGGAATGCCGACGGTTCCCGTACCGAGTACGACGTTCGACGGCGAAATGGCGTTCCCGACCGCACCGCCCGTCATCTGGCTGGCGAGTACCGACCACTGGGGCAGATCCAGCTCGTCGGCGGTCCCGTCCTGTAGCGGTGAGAACATGATGTTCGACGCGGTGTTGCTGCCGGTGATGAACGCCCCAAGGACGCCGATGCTGCTCGAGGCGAACAGGTATGCGGTGGGCGGAAGAACCGCCGCGATACCGAGTGCCAGGACGGCTATCTGGCCGGTTTCGACCATGACGATCGCCATGATGATCAACAGGATGATCGATAGCGAGGCCGGGATCGCGTTCTCTTTCACGCCGT
Proteins encoded:
- a CDS encoding DoxX family protein produces the protein MTDRAASNSDSPSMPGRLLYSGILAIMAIDGFRNNDKRVEVARESGVPTPEIMVPFVTGLLLVANLGILLWKYPRASAAAIVVFFLSTTPVIHDFWTMEGKERQANKINFQKNVALLGCALLLFNEAGTDTDQP